The region GCGCTCCAGACCGGTCACAAGCTGGGAGAAGTGATAGGTGGGGGCAAAGGGCTGGGCCTGATCCAGCAAGCGCTCGATCAACTCCCCTGCCGGGATCGCCGCAAAGCCGGGAATGTCGTAAATCGGCTTTTCTGGATACAGCGCCGTCAACTGGCCACCGGGGCCGTCCAAGGCATCGACCACATGGCAGCGCAGCCGCAGCATGCCGCACTGAAACACGGCCGAGAGCCCCACCGGGCCCGCGCCGATCACCACCACGTCGGTACGCAAGGGGGAGGAGGTCATGGAAGGGCTTCCCTTTTGAGAATAAAGCGCTGGTGTACGAAAGCCCGCCGCCCGGCGCAAGCGCGCTGCCGGGGCCGAAAAGGAAGTCTGGGGAGGCTCGCCTCCCCAGACCCCACATTGACGCTGGTGCTCCGAGCGAGGCCATGCCCCAGGATCGGAGGGGTCTGGGGAGGCGAGCCTCCCCAGACTTCCCTCTTTCATACGTCCCCTGCTTGCCAGACGGCAGCGGCCCGGATACTCTGGTGCGATCATGAGTCACTTCACCTTGAGCCTTCCCCTGAAGGACGCCGATGCCACCGTTCGCCTGGGCGCCGTTCTGGCGGGGCTGGCGCGAGCCGGCGATGTTCTGGCACTCTGGGGCGACCTGGGCGCCGGCAAATCCACCCTGGCGCGCGGCGCGGTGCGGGCCTTGACCCGGCCGGACGAAGACGTGCCCAGCCCGACCTTTACCTTGGTGCAAACCTACGAGCCCAGCGATCCCGAACGGCCGCCGATCTGGCACTTCGACCTCTACCGCCTGGACGACCCGGAAGATGCCCTGGCCCTCGCCATCGACGATGCCTTTGCCGATGCCTTCAGTCTGATCGAATGGCCTGAACGGCTGGGGACATGGCTGCCTGCCCGTCGCCTGGATATCCGGCTCACGCCAGAGGGCAACGAGCGTCTGGCGGCGTTGGAGTTTGGCGATGACTGGGCCCGGCGTCTGATGCCGGCTTTTACGGATTTCTTCTGACATGACGTTGTGTTCCGACCGGGCGGCCGCCCG is a window of Pararhodospirillum photometricum DSM 122 DNA encoding:
- the tsaE gene encoding tRNA (adenosine(37)-N6)-threonylcarbamoyltransferase complex ATPase subunit type 1 TsaE — its product is MSHFTLSLPLKDADATVRLGAVLAGLARAGDVLALWGDLGAGKSTLARGAVRALTRPDEDVPSPTFTLVQTYEPSDPERPPIWHFDLYRLDDPEDALALAIDDAFADAFSLIEWPERLGTWLPARRLDIRLTPEGNERLAALEFGDDWARRLMPAFTDFF